The bacterium genome contains the following window.
AGGGAGTCGAGCGTTCCCGAAAAGACGGAGATCGCAGCCGTGTTGCCTCCGTAGTGATGAAAGACCGACAGCGCGCTGTCGCCCTCGATGCTCACGGCGTGCGCATTGTCCGTGTTGGGAATGAATACGCTCGGCCAGACCGAACACGCCCAAACGGGTGTCACCGATCCGTGCGGAACGCTGACCGTCCACACCCACGTGTCAATCTCCCAGCCCCATGCGCCGATAATCAAGCCCGAGACGATCACGCCGCCGCCTAGGCGCTCGCTCAAATGGCAATCCACGAGCATCGAGCCGCCATACCAGCCGAGACCATGCCAGTAGTCCTCGAAGAGGACGTTCTGCTGGGCAGATTGATTTCGGCCCCGAAACAACGTGCCGCCGGTCATTCCGCTGGTGGAAGATGTCAGGCCGGTGACCAACAGATACCAGTCGCTGCCGCTCGCGTGTGCGTCTTCGATGTGGTGCGACCCACCTGCAGGCAGCGCGAGATCGTGGGGCGTGACGGCAAGTTCGTGGCGGTCGAGGTCAAAGACGGAGTGATTCACAATCTGCCCGGTCTGTCCCTGCTGATAGCGGATGAAGAGATCGGCCAGGCTGTCCGCGCGAACGCAGAGATGAGGATTGTTGACCGTGAAATCGGAAGAAAACTCGCGGGCGACCCACGGCCCTTCGAGCGGTTGAGCGTGGGCGGCCAAAGACAAAGTCATGACCAGAAAGAGTAAGCTGCGCATAGTAACCCCCGGTGGGTTTGGTCGGTATGTTTTCTTCCCTAGGGGCAACCGCTGTGCCTGGTTCGTTTTCATTGGAGTGCAGTGCGGAATGTCAGATGCAGACGGTGTTTCGCGGGGTATGCGGACAAATGTCGAATACCATCTCCGGCGGGAGATGTGCACGGATTAGCCGGAGTGATCCGGCCTTGCACAGCCGTGGAGGATCGCCATTGCGGGTCTGGAGACCCACAACGGCGGGACGAGCAAACTACTCTTTCACGAGCAGCACGTTCACGGCCTTGACGATGACCTTCACGTTGTCGCCGGGCTTGAGGCCGAGTTCATCGAGCGAATCGAGAGTCATCACCGAGGCCATCTTCGCTCCGGCGGGAATCTCGAGCTTGACCTGACACATCATGGTGCCTTTCTTGATCTCGCTCACCCTACCGATGATCTGATTACGCGCGCCGTACTTCATGGCTTCTCCTTCTTGTAGGGACACGAGCCGTTGCGTCCGCCTTCTACTCCTCTACCGAGCAGGCTCACCCTTCAGATCCGGCATTAGGAGGCTGCTTTGTCGAGTTCGTGGATTCCTGTGATTCCGTACTGGAGAACCGTCTCTGATAATGGCTATCCCGGAGCACCAACACTAAGAATATCAATCCCAACGCGCATGTCAGTAGAAAGAATTGATTAAAGGGAGAGTCAATCCACTGTCCAAGACGCCCACAGGGAACGAAAAGTTTTACCTTTCCGATACCCTCAGCATGGGTCAACTGGATCTTTCCCTTGTCGTATTGATTAGGAACGACATACTTGGTGAACGCATACACGTAGGCATACTCTCTTGGCTGCAGCTCGGAAAGATATATTGTACTGGCAGTGCAATGAACAGAGTCGGTAGATCCTCGATACTCTATCCAGGCCTCATCAGCATCTGGTAGGGAAAGGCGGATGTCTCGCAGTACTTTGCTCCCAGAGTTACATACCTTTGCGCTCCAATAACCGACAAGTGCCCTTTGCTGAAACACGACCGTCATACCCAATTCATGAAGTGGTTGCTGTAGCGAAGGCGGTGTTCTATACATACCGAAGAACACTTCGGTGACGAGAGATTTCTCTGGTGTCCTAAATACCGAGGCCGTATAGCTAAGGATTTGAATCAGACCAATAATTGCCGTAATGAGAATTCCGCCTCTCAAGACGTAGAACCACAGTCCTCTGTTCATGCCCATTTTATGATCCTCTAATAGCCCTAGATTCAAGCAGGGGCGGGTCAAAGACCCGCCCCTACCGATTCCAGAATCTCGTTACGCCACTTTCGGCATCGTTGGGATGATTTCGTCGAGCCAGCCGAGCAGCTCTTTGATCTCGGCCACCGTCACATCGG
Protein-coding sequences here:
- a CDS encoding TOBE domain-containing protein, producing the protein MKYGARNQIIGRVSEIKKGTMMCQVKLEIPAGAKMASVMTLDSLDELGLKPGDNVKVIVKAVNVLLVKE